A single region of the Actinomycetota bacterium genome encodes:
- a CDS encoding ribonuclease J — protein MTHSHPELPAPPTLADDAVRIVALGGIGEIGRNMTVLEHLGRLLIVDCGVLFPEESQPGIDLILPDFDYIKDRMHDIDAVILTHGHEDHIGAVPYLLRARQDIPLIGSQLTLAFIEAKLKEHRINPVSLAVKEGQTEKIGPFDLEFIAVNHSIPDALAVSVTTSAGRILMTGDFKLDQLPLDGRVTDLNTFARLGDEGVDLFMVDSTNAEVPGFVTTERDIIPVLDKVIGNARGRVIVASFASHVHRVQQIIDVATSHGRKVAFVGRSMVRNMNVARDLGYLHIAGNTVIASSEIPKHPDDETVLICTGSQGEPMAVLSRIANRDHEISIGENDTVILASSLIPGNENSVNRIINELTRQGARVVHKGNALVHVSGHAAAGELLYCYNIVKPRNVMPMHGEWRHLRANAALAVKTGVPADRVILAEDGVVVDLKDGQANIVGAVPCGYVYVDGSSVGDVTESLLKDRRVLGEEGFISVVTAVDLVNSKVIAGPQVHARGFGEDEGVFDEILPKVREVLEAALVDGVTDTHQLAQLVRRVVGKWVGEKHRRRPMIVPVVIEG, from the coding sequence GTGACGCACTCTCATCCTGAGTTGCCAGCTCCACCAACGTTAGCGGATGACGCCGTTCGGATTGTGGCACTCGGTGGCATCGGCGAAATTGGTCGAAACATGACCGTTCTTGAGCATCTTGGCAGGTTACTAATCGTTGATTGCGGTGTTTTATTTCCTGAAGAATCCCAACCAGGCATTGACTTAATCCTTCCGGACTTCGATTACATAAAAGACCGGATGCACGACATTGATGCCGTAATTCTGACTCACGGCCACGAAGATCACATTGGCGCTGTGCCATACCTACTACGCGCGCGCCAAGACATTCCATTGATTGGTTCACAGTTGACACTTGCCTTTATTGAGGCGAAATTAAAAGAGCATCGAATCAATCCAGTTTCGCTGGCCGTTAAAGAGGGTCAGACTGAAAAGATAGGCCCATTCGATCTTGAGTTCATTGCCGTGAACCACTCGATTCCTGACGCGTTGGCCGTTAGTGTGACAACTTCAGCTGGTCGGATTTTGATGACCGGAGATTTCAAGTTAGATCAATTGCCCCTCGATGGCAGAGTCACTGACCTAAATACTTTTGCCCGTCTTGGCGATGAAGGAGTTGACCTGTTCATGGTTGATTCCACCAATGCGGAAGTTCCAGGCTTTGTTACAACCGAGCGTGACATCATTCCAGTCTTGGACAAGGTCATTGGCAATGCCCGAGGTCGAGTTATCGTCGCTTCTTTTGCTTCTCATGTTCATCGAGTGCAGCAAATCATTGATGTGGCGACATCCCATGGCCGCAAAGTCGCATTTGTTGGCCGCTCAATGGTGCGCAATATGAACGTTGCCCGCGACTTAGGTTATCTGCACATTGCTGGCAACACAGTTATTGCAAGTAGCGAGATTCCAAAACATCCTGATGATGAGACAGTCCTCATCTGTACTGGCTCGCAAGGTGAGCCAATGGCGGTGCTGTCTAGGATTGCTAATCGAGACCACGAGATTTCAATCGGCGAAAACGACACAGTCATTTTGGCTTCCTCACTTATCCCGGGTAATGAAAATTCGGTGAACCGGATTATTAATGAATTAACTCGCCAAGGTGCTCGAGTAGTGCATAAAGGCAATGCGCTAGTTCACGTCTCCGGCCATGCCGCAGCGGGCGAGCTACTTTACTGCTACAACATTGTGAAACCAAGAAATGTGATGCCCATGCACGGCGAATGGCGCCACTTGAGAGCAAATGCTGCACTTGCTGTCAAGACTGGGGTGCCAGCGGATCGGGTAATTCTGGCCGAAGACGGAGTAGTTGTTGATCTTAAAGATGGTCAAGCCAACATTGTTGGTGCGGTTCCGTGTGGCTATGTGTATGTTGATGGCTCGAGTGTTGGTGACGTGACCGAGTCACTCTTAAAAGATCGCCGGGTTTTAGGTGAAGAAGGTTTCATTTCCGTCGTTACAGCTGTCGACCTGGTTAATAGCAAAGTCATCGCTGGTCCGCAGGTTCATGCCCGCGGGTTTGGCGAAGATGAAGGCGTCTTTGATGAAATCTTGCCTAAAGTGCGCGAAGTTCTTGAGGCAGCACTGGTAGATGGCGTGACCGATACCCATCAATTGGCCCAACTGGTACGCCGAGTCGTGGGCAAGTGGGTAGGCGAAAAACATCGTCGCCGACCCATGATCGTGCCCGTTGTAATCGAAGGGTAA
- the dapA gene encoding 4-hydroxy-tetrahydrodipicolinate synthase: MQARDAFGSVLTAMVTPFTPDGSSIDFAAAAQLANDLVDLGNDGLVINGTTGESATTADEEKVELIKTVVAAVGHRAKVIAGAGNNDTLHSVQLAKQAADAGAHGLLVVTPYYNKPPQAGVLAHFHAVADATDLPVMVYDIPGRAGIAIATETLLKLAEHPRILANKDAKADPFAASQVMARCNLAYYSGDDGLSLPLLALGAVGMVSVTGHLVADRHRKVVEAIDANDLATARAITETLVPITEGVMTRMQGAIATKAALEMLGRAGGGALRLPLVPATEVERQQLREDLFAGGIYL; the protein is encoded by the coding sequence ATGCAGGCGCGTGATGCTTTTGGCTCGGTGCTAACCGCAATGGTCACCCCATTTACTCCTGATGGTAGCTCGATAGATTTTGCCGCTGCCGCGCAGTTAGCGAACGATCTTGTTGACCTGGGAAATGATGGCCTGGTCATCAACGGCACTACTGGAGAGTCAGCCACCACTGCTGATGAAGAAAAAGTCGAACTCATCAAGACAGTCGTGGCAGCTGTTGGTCATCGAGCAAAGGTAATTGCGGGTGCGGGTAACAATGACACTTTGCATTCTGTGCAATTAGCAAAGCAGGCGGCAGATGCCGGAGCTCATGGCTTGCTAGTAGTTACGCCCTATTACAACAAGCCGCCACAAGCAGGTGTCCTTGCCCACTTCCATGCAGTTGCCGACGCCACTGATTTGCCCGTGATGGTTTATGACATTCCAGGTCGCGCAGGAATTGCCATTGCTACGGAAACTTTATTAAAACTTGCAGAACATCCAAGAATTTTGGCCAATAAGGATGCCAAGGCAGATCCTTTCGCAGCTTCTCAGGTAATGGCACGATGCAACCTGGCTTACTACTCCGGCGATGATGGCTTGTCTTTGCCACTGTTAGCACTTGGCGCTGTGGGCATGGTCAGTGTTACTGGTCATTTGGTTGCAGATCGTCACCGAAAGGTGGTTGAAGCAATCGATGCGAACGACTTGGCAACCGCTCGTGCGATTACCGAGACTTTAGTGCCAATCACTGAAGGCGTGATGACCCGAATGCAGGGAGCAATTGCAACTAAAGCAGCTCTCGAGATGCTCGGTCGCGCAGGCGGCGGCGCTCTGCGTTTGCCACTTGTTCCAGCAACAGAAGTCGAGCGTCAACAACTTCGAGAAGATCTTTTTGCTGGCGGTATTTACCTGTGA
- a CDS encoding FAD-dependent thymidylate synthase — protein sequence MSTEISFRSDVTVELVKHSASDADVIWAARVSTKGDQSLEDVKNTEASSGLINYLMRDRHGSPFEHSNFTFFVQAPIFMWREHFRHRIASYNEESGRYKVLEPVFYTPGPERRLVQIGKAGAYEFVEGTQEQFEIVTEQTKTACEVAYAAYQKMLDAGVAREVARIVLPVTIYSSAYVTMNARALMNFLSLRRKAEGSHFPSFPQREIEMVAEKYEEEFARIMPITHAAFVANGRVAP from the coding sequence GTGTCAACTGAAATTAGTTTCCGTAGCGATGTAACCGTTGAATTAGTGAAGCACTCGGCAAGCGATGCCGATGTCATTTGGGCGGCGCGGGTTTCAACTAAGGGGGACCAATCGCTTGAGGATGTCAAGAACACTGAAGCTTCATCGGGACTGATCAACTATTTGATGCGCGATCGTCACGGCAGCCCATTTGAACATTCAAATTTCACTTTTTTTGTGCAGGCACCAATTTTCATGTGGCGCGAACATTTCCGACATCGCATAGCAAGTTACAACGAAGAGTCTGGTCGATACAAAGTTCTTGAACCCGTGTTCTACACCCCTGGACCCGAGCGCCGCTTGGTGCAAATAGGAAAGGCCGGCGCTTACGAATTCGTTGAAGGCACTCAGGAGCAGTTCGAGATTGTCACCGAGCAAACAAAGACGGCCTGTGAAGTTGCCTACGCCGCCTACCAAAAAATGCTCGACGCAGGCGTAGCGCGTGAAGTCGCCAGAATTGTCCTGCCGGTAACTATTTACTCGTCGGCATATGTGACGATGAATGCTCGGGCACTAATGAATTTCTTGAGTCTGCGTCGCAAGGCAGAAGGATCTCACTTCCCTTCATTTCCGCAGCGCGAAATTGAAATGGTGGCGGAAAAATATGAAGAAGAATTTGCTCGAATCATGCCAATCACTCATGCAGCTTTTGTGGCTAATGGGCGAGTGGCCCCATAG